Proteins encoded within one genomic window of Geotalea daltonii FRC-32:
- a CDS encoding LytR/AlgR family response regulator transcription factor, with product MTIKAFIVDDETPAREELRYLLQQMEGVVVVGEAGSGSTALAGIREANPELLFLDIHMPGISGIELAQLLAELPTHPLVIFATAFENYACEAFEVEAVDYLLKPFTLERVAKAVSKAARLMGSKLAPGDVTPTAGDGHEGCTGKLPLYQGERIIPTSPERIVFAQADEGAVHVHTATDRYRSRSTLTELESKLARHGFVRVHRSFLVNTNHVLEAIPWFNGSFRLTMDDRNRTEIMVSRYHAKDLKRSLDL from the coding sequence ATGACCATTAAAGCCTTCATTGTCGATGATGAGACACCGGCCCGCGAGGAACTCCGCTACCTCCTGCAGCAAATGGAAGGGGTTGTCGTGGTCGGTGAAGCGGGTAGCGGCAGCACCGCTCTGGCCGGAATCCGGGAAGCGAACCCGGAACTGCTTTTCCTTGACATTCACATGCCCGGCATCAGCGGCATCGAACTGGCGCAGCTCCTTGCCGAGCTTCCCACCCACCCCCTGGTGATTTTCGCCACTGCCTTCGAAAATTATGCCTGCGAGGCATTCGAGGTGGAGGCGGTCGATTACCTGTTGAAGCCCTTCACCCTGGAGCGGGTGGCCAAGGCCGTCTCCAAGGCGGCCCGGCTAATGGGGAGCAAACTCGCGCCGGGCGATGTAACCCCGACAGCCGGCGATGGACATGAAGGCTGTACCGGAAAGCTTCCCCTCTACCAGGGAGAGCGGATCATCCCCACCTCACCCGAACGGATAGTCTTTGCCCAGGCGGATGAAGGCGCCGTCCACGTCCATACGGCAACAGACCGCTATCGGAGCCGGTCCACCCTCACTGAACTGGAGAGCAAACTCGCCCGTCACGGCTTCGTCCGGGTTCACCGCAGCTTCCTGGTCAACACCAATCATGTTCTGGAGGCGATCCCCTGGTTCAACGGCAGTTTCAGGCTGACCATGGACGACAGGAACCGGACAGAGATCATGGTGAGCCGCTATCATGCCAAGGATCTGAAAAGATCCCTGGACCTCTGA
- a CDS encoding carbon starvation CstA family protein, producing the protein MNALTLIFTSLCVFAIGYRFYGLFIARRVMALNDDRPTPAVTLADGHDYVKTDKYVLFGHHFAAIAAAGPLLGPVLAAQFGFLPGALWIIIGAVVAGAVHDSIVLFASIRHKGKSLSAIAGAEIGNVAGKVASIAILFILILTLAGLSIAVVNAMFASPWGTFTVFCTIPIAMVMGIYMHNIRPGDVKGASVIGVLLLLLSVLAGPYVAANPTLASLFTFSKKEIALIIPIYGFFASVLPVWFLLVPRDYLSTYLKIGTIVMLALGIVAVHPQLQMPAITQFAGGGGPVIPGAVFPFIFITIACGALSGFHAIIGTGTTPKMIARERDVLFVGYGAMLTEGFVAIMALIAACTLVPADYFAINSAPKAFEALGMTPVNLPELAREVGEQVQGRPGGAVSLAVGMAYIFSSIPFMKGLMAYWYHFAIMFEAVFILSAVDAGTRVGRYLLQEMLAKVYPRFTDNTWTPGVIITSLIFTSAWGYLVYTGDITTIWPLFGMSNQLLATCALIVGATMLIRLGRARYAWVAAVPGILMIPITMSAGYLNITRNFLPKGLMLLAVLSVILMILMSIVFISAFLRWYKLLQVKERVVDANGDSVVENVEIPDDRYALPAAQE; encoded by the coding sequence ATGAATGCGTTAACCCTGATTTTCACGTCCCTCTGTGTCTTTGCCATCGGCTACCGCTTTTACGGGCTGTTTATCGCCAGGCGGGTCATGGCGTTGAACGACGACCGGCCGACCCCGGCAGTGACCCTTGCCGACGGCCACGACTACGTCAAGACGGACAAGTATGTCCTTTTCGGCCACCACTTCGCCGCCATCGCCGCGGCAGGTCCACTGCTCGGGCCGGTTCTGGCTGCCCAGTTCGGCTTCCTCCCGGGAGCGCTCTGGATCATTATCGGCGCCGTCGTCGCCGGTGCGGTTCACGACTCCATCGTCCTCTTCGCCTCGATACGCCACAAGGGGAAGAGCCTATCGGCCATCGCCGGGGCCGAAATCGGCAACGTCGCCGGTAAAGTCGCCTCCATCGCCATTCTCTTCATCCTGATCCTCACCCTGGCAGGGCTCTCCATAGCGGTCGTCAATGCCATGTTCGCCAGCCCCTGGGGCACGTTCACCGTCTTCTGCACCATCCCCATCGCAATGGTCATGGGCATCTACATGCACAACATCAGGCCCGGCGACGTCAAGGGGGCGAGCGTCATCGGCGTGCTGCTCCTGCTCCTGTCAGTACTGGCCGGTCCCTACGTGGCGGCAAACCCCACCCTGGCCTCCTTGTTCACCTTTTCCAAGAAAGAGATCGCCCTCATCATCCCCATCTACGGCTTTTTTGCCTCGGTACTGCCGGTCTGGTTCCTGCTCGTCCCCCGCGACTACCTCTCCACCTATCTGAAGATCGGCACCATCGTCATGCTGGCTTTGGGCATCGTCGCCGTCCACCCCCAGCTGCAGATGCCCGCCATCACCCAGTTTGCAGGCGGCGGCGGACCGGTCATCCCCGGCGCGGTGTTTCCCTTTATCTTCATCACCATTGCCTGCGGCGCCCTTTCCGGATTCCACGCCATCATCGGCACCGGCACCACGCCGAAGATGATCGCCCGGGAACGTGACGTCCTCTTCGTCGGCTATGGCGCCATGCTCACCGAAGGTTTCGTGGCGATCATGGCCCTGATTGCCGCCTGCACCCTGGTACCGGCCGATTATTTCGCCATCAATTCCGCCCCCAAAGCATTCGAGGCCCTGGGTATGACGCCGGTCAACCTCCCCGAACTGGCACGTGAGGTGGGCGAGCAGGTGCAGGGCCGTCCCGGCGGGGCCGTCTCCCTGGCAGTGGGCATGGCCTACATCTTCTCCTCCATCCCTTTCATGAAAGGCCTCATGGCCTACTGGTATCACTTCGCCATCATGTTCGAAGCAGTCTTCATCCTCTCCGCCGTCGATGCCGGCACCCGGGTCGGCCGTTACCTGCTCCAGGAGATGCTGGCCAAGGTCTATCCCCGTTTCACCGACAACACCTGGACGCCGGGGGTCATCATCACCAGCCTGATTTTCACCTCGGCCTGGGGCTACCTGGTCTATACGGGCGACATCACCACCATCTGGCCGCTCTTCGGCATGAGCAACCAGCTGCTGGCCACCTGCGCACTCATTGTCGGCGCCACCATGCTCATCAGGCTCGGCAGGGCGCGTTACGCCTGGGTGGCCGCGGTGCCCGGTATTTTAATGATCCCCATCACCATGAGCGCCGGCTATCTGAACATTACCCGCAACTTCCTCCCCAAGGGGCTGATGCTCCTGGCCGTTCTCTCGGTTATCCTCATGATCCTCATGTCCATCGTCTTCATCTCGGCCTTCCTGCGCTGGTACAAACTCCTCCAGGTCAAGGAACGGGTGGTCGATGCCAATGGCGATTCGGTGGTGGAAAACGTCGAGATCCCCGATGA
- a CDS encoding LytS/YhcK type 5TM receptor domain-containing protein — MLNLIIHLLERLGIFAIAFILIMRFDVFKRLLVGRASRYERLSLSLIFGLFGIAGTYLGVPVQNAIANSRVVGVVLGGILGGPLVGLSAGIIAGAHRYLIEMNGFTATACGIATIAEGIAGGLLYHRIRRNRYDSAAAFATGIVVETLQMAIILLVAKPFPAALALVQTIALPMILVNALGLALFVELVASLFREQERFAAFQAQVALNIALRTLPFLRGGLTTASATQAARIILEMTDLDAVAFTDQSTILAHAGVGEDHHRPGMALMTDATREALASGRIAAPLTRGEIGCTAEGCRLGSAIIVPLRREEGVVGALKLYRIKENGITTLDMELAHGLAHLFSSQLELSQLDEQKKLVREAEIRALQAQIHPHFLFNAINTVKSFIRTDPSTASELLVKLAEFLRRNISPAGGLVTLAAELEHCRAYLAIEMARFGDRVRIAYRIEEGALACLLPPLTLQPLVENALRHGILTREEGGEVTVAARRVGDVVAIQVQDNGVGITPEKMAGLFTEKEADSDEGVGIALQNVNGRLVAFFGKEHHLRIESAPARGTTVSFTVPAGSTEKEGSDQ; from the coding sequence ACGCGCAAGCCGCTATGAACGCCTTTCCCTGTCGCTTATCTTCGGCCTCTTCGGCATTGCCGGCACCTACCTTGGGGTGCCGGTGCAAAACGCCATCGCCAATTCCCGGGTCGTGGGCGTCGTGCTCGGCGGCATCCTGGGGGGGCCGCTGGTGGGCTTGTCGGCCGGGATCATTGCCGGTGCCCACCGCTATCTCATAGAAATGAACGGCTTTACCGCGACGGCATGCGGCATAGCCACCATTGCCGAAGGTATTGCCGGCGGGCTCCTCTACCACCGGATCAGGCGGAACCGTTACGATTCCGCCGCCGCTTTCGCCACCGGCATTGTGGTCGAGACGCTGCAGATGGCCATCATCCTGCTCGTGGCCAAGCCCTTCCCGGCAGCACTTGCCCTGGTGCAAACCATCGCCTTGCCGATGATTCTCGTCAACGCCCTGGGACTTGCCCTCTTCGTCGAACTGGTGGCATCCCTTTTCCGGGAGCAGGAACGCTTTGCCGCCTTTCAGGCCCAAGTCGCCCTCAATATCGCCCTCCGCACGCTCCCCTTCCTGCGCGGCGGGCTCACCACCGCCTCCGCAACCCAGGCGGCCCGCATCATCTTGGAGATGACCGACCTGGACGCGGTGGCTTTTACCGACCAGTCCACTATCCTGGCCCACGCCGGTGTCGGCGAAGATCACCACCGGCCGGGAATGGCACTCATGACCGATGCCACCAGGGAGGCCCTCGCCTCCGGCCGTATCGCCGCCCCACTGACGAGGGGCGAAATCGGCTGCACCGCCGAGGGGTGCCGGCTGGGCTCGGCCATCATCGTTCCCCTCAGGCGGGAGGAAGGGGTGGTTGGCGCTCTCAAGCTTTACCGGATCAAGGAAAACGGCATTACCACACTGGATATGGAACTGGCCCACGGTCTTGCCCATCTCTTTTCCAGCCAGTTGGAATTGTCACAACTGGATGAGCAGAAGAAGCTGGTCAGGGAAGCGGAGATACGCGCCCTCCAGGCCCAGATCCATCCCCACTTTCTCTTCAATGCCATCAACACCGTCAAAAGCTTCATCAGGACCGATCCGTCCACCGCTTCGGAGCTTCTCGTCAAGCTGGCCGAATTCCTGCGGCGCAACATCAGCCCGGCAGGGGGACTCGTCACCCTTGCCGCCGAACTGGAACACTGCCGGGCGTACCTTGCCATCGAGATGGCCCGTTTCGGCGATCGGGTGCGGATCGCCTACCGCATCGAGGAAGGCGCCCTGGCCTGCCTTCTTCCGCCGCTTACCCTGCAGCCGTTGGTGGAGAACGCCTTGCGCCACGGCATCCTGACCCGCGAGGAGGGGGGTGAAGTAACGGTGGCCGCCCGGCGCGTCGGAGATGTGGTGGCTATCCAGGTTCAGGATAACGGCGTCGGCATCACGCCGGAAAAGATGGCTGGGCTCTTCACGGAAAAAGAGGCCGATTCGGACGAAGGGGTAGGCATCGCCCTGCAGAATGTGAATGGGCGCCTGGTTGCGTTTTTCGGCAAGGAACACCACCTCCGCATCGAAAGCGCACCTGCCCGGGGTACCACCGTATCCTTCACCGTGCCCGCCGGCAGCACCGAAAAGGAAGGATCAGACCAATGA